One window of Caldisericum exile AZM16c01 genomic DNA carries:
- the dnaA gene encoding chromosomal replication initiator protein DnaA, which produces MNTWEKVLEQLKEILSVPAFETFIRPVEFVSESDSEIILKAPSTFVKEMLETKYASLVNATLQEVSGKSILLNIIVEEKKPKTPPVIIVNNITLNKDFTFEEFVVGSGNRLSYAAAKAVASNPGKVYNPLYIYGKVGLGKTHLLHAIGHELIRNFKDIKIIYTTAEKFTNEVIFAIQNAQSNSDLIDRFHKKYRTTDVLLIDDIQFLVGKERTQEEFFHTFNALHETGKQIVITSDVPPKELATLEERLRSRFEWGLITDIQPPDYETRIAILKKKAQKENITISDEVLAYIANNIFSNIRELEGALIRLVAKASLLNENITVEFAKNALSDIIKQTSEPITVDRIKKVVANYFNVDVESLSDKRRTQNIVLPRQIAMYLTREFTDLSLPQIGDAFGGRDHTTVMHAYAKIKEEVKKTETMRALVDEIINRLKE; this is translated from the coding sequence ATGAATACCTGGGAAAAAGTTTTGGAGCAATTAAAAGAAATCCTAAGTGTGCCTGCTTTTGAAACATTTATAAGGCCTGTTGAGTTTGTTTCAGAGAGTGATTCAGAAATTATTTTGAAGGCTCCATCAACATTTGTAAAAGAGATGCTTGAAACAAAGTATGCAAGCTTGGTAAATGCAACTCTTCAAGAGGTAAGTGGAAAAAGTATTTTACTAAATATAATCGTTGAAGAAAAAAAACCAAAAACTCCCCCTGTTATCATCGTAAACAACATCACTTTAAATAAGGACTTTACATTTGAAGAATTCGTAGTTGGAAGTGGTAATAGGCTTTCCTATGCTGCAGCGAAAGCAGTTGCATCAAACCCCGGCAAGGTGTATAATCCACTTTACATTTACGGGAAAGTTGGTTTGGGGAAAACACACCTTTTGCATGCAATAGGGCACGAACTTATAAGAAACTTTAAAGACATAAAAATCATTTATACCACGGCCGAAAAGTTTACAAATGAAGTTATCTTTGCAATACAGAACGCACAGAGCAATAGTGATCTCATTGATAGATTCCACAAGAAGTACAGAACAACTGATGTGCTTCTCATTGATGATATTCAATTTCTTGTGGGAAAAGAACGAACGCAAGAAGAGTTTTTCCACACATTCAATGCACTTCATGAAACAGGTAAACAAATTGTAATTACTTCTGATGTACCACCTAAGGAACTTGCAACACTTGAAGAGCGTTTACGTTCTCGCTTTGAATGGGGACTTATAACCGATATTCAACCTCCTGATTACGAGACAAGGATAGCCATTTTAAAGAAAAAGGCTCAAAAGGAAAATATTACTATTTCAGATGAAGTATTAGCCTACATTGCAAACAACATATTCTCAAATATAAGAGAACTTGAAGGCGCCCTTATAAGACTCGTTGCAAAGGCATCGTTATTGAATGAAAATATAACTGTTGAGTTTGCTAAAAATGCACTTTCTGATATCATAAAACAGACTTCTGAACCAATAACCGTTGATCGCATAAAGAAGGTTGTTGCTAATTATTTTAATGTTGATGTGGAAAGTTTGTCTGATAAAAGAAGAACACAAAACATTGTCCTTCCAAGACAGATTGCAATGTATCTTACAAGAGAATTCACAGATCTTTCTCTTCCACAAATTGGCGATGCATTCGGCGGAAGAGACCACACAACTGTAATGCACGCATATGCAAAAATAAAAGAAGAAGTAAAGAAAACCGAAACAATGCGTGCACTTGTTGATGAAATTATAAACAGGTTAAAAGAATAG